The segment AACCCTTTTGGTGCCATTTTAGGAAATTTTGGTGCCACTTTGGGAACCCTTTTGGTGCCATTTTAGGAACTTTTGGTGCCATTTTGGGAACCTTTTTGGTGCCATTTTGGGAACCCTTTTGGTGCCATTTTAGGAACTTTTGGTGCCATTTTGGGAACCTTTTTGGTGCCATTTTGGGAACCCTTTTGGTGCCATTTTAGGAACTTTTGCTGCCATTTTAGGAACCCTTTTGGTGCCATTTTAGGAACTTTTGCTGCCATTTTAGGAACCCTTTTGGTGCCATTTTAGGAACTTTTGCTGCCATTTTGGGAACCCTTTTGGTGCCATTTTAGGAACCCTTTTGGTGCCATTTTAGGAACTTTTGCTGCCATTTTGGGCACCCTTTTGCTGCCATTTTGGGAACCCTTTTGGTGCCATTTTAGGGAATTTTGGTGCCATTTTAGGAACCCTTTTGGTGCCATTTTGGGAACCCTTTTGGTGCCATTTTAGGAAATTTTGGTGCCATTTTGGGAACCCTTTTGGTGCCATTTTAGGAACTGTTGGTGCCATTTTGGGAACCCTTTAGGTGCCATTTTAGGAAATTCTGGTGCCATTTTGGGAACCCTTTTGGTGCCATTTGGGAACCCTTTTGGTGCCACTTTAGGAACCGTTTTGGTGCCCTTTTGGGAACCCTTTTGGTGCCATTTTAGGAACTTTTTGCTGCCATTTTGGGAACACCCTCTCCTCGCCATCCACACCTCCCACCACCATTTGTCacctcctcatcctcttcccGGTCACCAGACCCCAAACCAACCGCAGCCTCCAAATCCCGGACATTTCCCCGGGAATTCCGCCCCGGGGACGCTTTGGGATGAGAATTTGGGAGCCCCAGGCCCTTCCCTGAGCCCGCTGTGCCCTCCCAGGCCGCCCGGAGCCGTTGGTTTTCCACATCCCCCAGTCCTTTTTTGAGGCTCTGCAGCAGCGGATCTCCAGCGGCAGCGGCAAGAAGAGGCTCCCCAACTCCACCACGGGtgaggaaaaagggggaaaacacGGAAAAACCACGGGAAACCCCGCTGGGAGATGagggtgggggggggttggtggCTGGGGGGGGTTAGTGgatttttggtgggtttttttgtggattttttgtggattttttgtggattttttgtggatttttttggattttccttggatttttagtggattttttgtggatttttggtggatttttggtggattttccttggatttttggtggatttttccTGGATTTGTAGTGGATTTTTTAGTGGATTTTTAGTGGcttttttgtggattttccttcgatttttgtggattttttgtggatttttcgtggattttttgtggatttttcatggaatttttatggttttttagtggattttttgtggatttttcatggattttttagtggatttttgtggattttccttggctttttgtggattttttgtggatttttttgtggatttttttagtggatttttgtggatttttgtaggtttttctgtggatttttggtggatttttggtggatttttcatggatttttagtggattttttgtggatttttcatggatttttcatggatttttgtggatttttagtGGATTTTCCTTCGATTTTTGTGGATTTTCGTTCgatttttgtggatttttttgtggattttttgtggattttttttgtggattttttgtgGATTCGTAGTGgattttttgtggatttttcctTGGCTTTTTGTGGATTTTTCGTGGATTTTTCGTGGATTTTTCATGGATTTTCCTTCgatttttggtggattttttccttctcgATTTTCCCAGTGGGAAATTATGAAGGGGGGGGGAAAacgggggagagggaggggtggaaaaataaagggaggggggaaaaggggtggaaaataaagggagaaaaaagagaggggttgaaaaaaaaaaggggggaaaagaaaaaagagggataaaagggggaaataagggataaaaaaatggggaaatggggagaaggagggagggatgaaaaaataaaggcagaaaaaaaaagagggatgagaaaaaattcttctccctcgttcccctttccccctccctcttttTCCCGAGCTTTTTTCCCCGGagtctttccttcttttccctttccccccttttcttccGAGGTTCCCCCTCCCTTTCGGAATAAATGGAGAACCGAGgtaaaaaaatggggaaaaagagGCCAAAAAGtgaggggggaaagggaaaggagtggaaaaataaaagggggaGAAGAGGTGAAAATAAGGGGAAAAGTAGAGGGggggaagagacagaaaagatgggaaaagagacggaaaaaaggaaggaaaaaggggttgaggaggggggaaagaggcaaaagggagaaaaaggaaagagacaaaggaggaaagaggcaaaaaaaggggaaaatacaggaaaaaatggaggggaaaaaggggtgaaggagggggaaggagtccaaaaaaggggggaaagaggcaaaaggagaaaaaggaaagagacaaaggggaaaagaagggaaaagagacagaggaaaagggggaaaaaggggttgaaggagggggaaagaggcaaaaaagggggaaaagaggcaaaaaatgggggggggggaaaaggggtgAAGGGAGGGGGGGAGAGTcgaaaaaggggggaaaagaggcaaaaaagggagaaaaaggaaggagacaaagggggaaagagggaaaaaagggggaaaagagggaaaaagtgaaaaaagagacgggggagaaggaggaaaaaaaaggggaaaaggggttgaggagggggaaaagaggcaaaaaaagggggaaaagaggcaaaaaaatggagggaaaaaaggggtgAAGGTGGGGGAAGAGtcaaaaaagggggaaagggcaaaaaggaaaaaaaaaagagaaaaaggaaaaagacaaagggggaaaaagagggaaaaaggggaaaagagacaggggaaaagggaaaaagagacgggaaaagggaaaaaagggaaaaagagacaggggcaaagggaaaaaggggttgaggaggggggaaaagaggcaaaaaatggagggaaaaaaaaggggtgaaggagggggaggggggaagaggcaaaaaagagggaaaaaaggcaaaatgggGAGAAAGGCAAGAGACAAAGgggaaaagaggcaaaaaaaggaggaaaagagccaaaaaattggggaaaagagacaaaaattgGGGAAAAGCGGGGAAGGAGGGGCCAGATAAACAGGGCTGATAAAAACAAAGAGGGACGACGGAAAgggggggggagaaaagagCAAAGGGGCTGAAGCCCCCCCTCTCCCCGACCCCTCCCCGCAGCCTTCGTGCGCAGGGACGCGCTGCCCCTGGGCACCTTCTCCAAGTACACCTGGCACATCACCAACGTCCTGCAGGTGAAGCAGATCTTCGACACGCCCCAGGTGAGGCCGGGACATGCCCCCCAAAGCCCCCCCCCGGAGCCCCGGCAGCCCCTCGGGGCCGGCCCTGagcgccgcccgccccccgcAGGTGCCGCTGGAGATCACCCGCAGCTTCGTGCAGAACCGCGACGGCTCCTACGAGCCCTTCCGCAGCCCCCGCGTGGAGGCGGAGAGCGCGGCCGAGGCGCCGGGCGGCCACGAGAGACAGCCGCCGCTGCGGCCGCTGGAGCTGCAGACCTTCCTCAAAGTCGGTGAGGAACGGGGGGGACCCCGAAACCCAGCGGGAGGAGCgggggggaccccaaaacccagcgggaggggcagggtgggaccccaaaacccagcaggaggagcaggggggagACCATAAAAGCCACCAGGAGGGGCAGggtgggaccccaaaacccaactGGAAAGGGCAGGGTGGGACCCTGAaacagcccctggagctgcagaccTTCCTCAAAGTCGGTGAGGCACGGGGGGAACAGGGGGGACCCCGAAACCCAGCGGGAGGGGCACGGGGGGACCCCGAAacccagcaggaggagcaggggggagACCATAAAAGCCACCAGAAAGGGCAGGGTGGGACCCCAAAATAGCCCCAAGGAGGGGCAGAGCGTgaccccaaaacccagctggaAAGGGCagagtgggaccccaaaacccagcaggaGGGGCAGAGTGGGACCCCAAACCAGCCGCTGCTGCggcccctggagctgcagaccTTCCTCAAAGTcgggggggcacgggggggcATGGGGGGACCCCGAAACCCAGCGGGAGGGGCACaggggggaccccaaaacccagctggaAAGGGCAGGGTGGGACGCTGAAACAGCGCCCAGGAAGGGGCAGAGtgtgaccccaaatcccagcggGAGGGGCACAGGGGAGACCCCAAAACAGCCACAGGAAGGAGAGGGTGGGACCTCAAAATAACCCCAAGGAGGGGCAGAGtgtgaccccaaatcccagcggGAGGGGCACAGGGGAGACCCAAAACAGCGCCCAGAAAGGGCAGGATGGGACCTCAAAATAACCCCAAGGAGGGGCAGGGTGGgaccccaaaactgcccccgGGAGGGGCACGGggggaccccaaatcccagctgggaGGTCCCAACTCTCCATAGGATTAGGGGGACAGAAACACCCCTGGGGGGTCTCAAGGGCCAGGAAAAGGGGGTTCAGAGGTTGGGGGGCTTCAGGGAAGAGAAGAAGTTGAGGGGTCTCAAAGGGTGGGGGGGACACAGACACCCCTGGGGGATCCATAGGGACAGGAAAAGGGGGTTCAGGGGTTGGGGGGCTtcagggaagggggaaaagggggtcCCAGAGGTGAGGGATCCatagggacagggaaagggggtTCAGAGGTTGGGGGGCttcagggaagggagaaaagggggTCCCAGAGGTGGAGGTCCATAGGGTGGGAAAAGGGGGTTCAGAGGTTGGGGGGCttcagggaagggagaaaagagggTCCCAGAGGTGGGGGTCCATAGGGTCAGGAAAAGGGGGTGCATCCATAGGGTTGGGCTGGAACCCCGAGAGCTTCACAGGAGGGGAAGGGGCGGGTCCCAAAGGGTTGGGGGTCTCCAGGGAAGGGACGAGGGGGGCTCCCCGAGGCACAGGGGGGGGCTCCCCGAGGCACAGGGGGGGCTCCCCGAGGCACAGGGGGGGGCTCCCCGAGGCACAGGGGGGGCTCCCCGAGGCACAGGGGGGGCTCCCCGAGGCACAGGGGGGGGCTCCCCGAGGCACAGGGGGGCTCCCCGAGGCACAGGGGGGGCTCCCCGCGGCACAGGGGGGGCTCCCCGCAGCCACGCCGCCCCTGCCCCCCCAGGACACACGTCCCCCACGCAGAAGGAGCCGACGCCGTTCACCATCGAGTGGATCCCCGACAtcctgccccgctcccgcctGGGCGAGCTGCGCCTCAAGTTCCAGTACGGCCACCACGGGGGGCCCCGGCAGCCCCCCGCCCGCGGGACCCCCCCCTCGGAGCCCCCCGCGCTGCCCCTGGCACCCCTGGGCGCCGTCGCCTTCCCCTGAGACCCTCACCCACCCAAGGATAGGGGATGGAACCCCCGGAATAAACGGGCACCCCCCCGAGCGTGCCGGGCGTCTGTGGGGGGCACCCGGAACGGGGGGGACCCCCGGAATGGGGGGGGACTGGGAGACCCCCGAAATAGGGAGGGGGGAACCTGGGAGACCCCCAAAATGGGggaggaaaggagctgggagacCCCCAAAATAGggggggaaaggagctgggagacCCCCAGAAATAGggggggaaaggagctgggagacCCCCAGAATAGGGAGGGGGGTACCTGGGAgacccccaaaaagggggggggaaaggagctgggagacCCCCAGAAATAGggggggaaaggagctgggagacCCCCAAAGTGAGGGGGCACCTAGGAGAccccaaaaaggggggggaaaggagctgggagacccccaaaaagggaggggggaacCTGGGAGAccccaaaaagggggggaaaggagctgggagacCCCCAAAATAGGGGGGGAACATGGGAGAGCCCCAAAAAGGGGGGGATGCCTGGGAGACCCTCAAAATAGGGGGGGAAACCTGGGAGACTCccaaaaaaaggggaggaaaggagctgggagacCCCCAAAATAGGGGGGGAACATGGGAGagccccaaaaaggggggatgCCTGGGAGACCCTCAAAATAGGGGAGGAAACCTGGGAGACTCCcgaaaaaaggggaggaaaggagctgggagacCCCCAAAATAGGGGGGGGACTTGGGAGGTCCCCAAAatgggggagaaaaggagagatgCCTGAGAGACCCCCAAAATGGGGGGGTAAAGGAACTGGGAGACCCCCAAAAGAGGGGAGGAAACCTGTGAGACCCCCCAAAATAGGGGGGGGGAAAACCTGGGAGACCCCTGAAATtgggagggaaaggagctgggagacCCCCAAAAAGGGAGGAGGGCACGTGGGAGACCCCCaaaaagaggcagaaagggACACCTGGGAGACCCTCAAAATGAGGGGGGGGCGTTTGAGTGAGACGCTTGGGAGACCCCCAAAATAGgggggaacagagctggggggaCACCTAGGGAGACCCCAAAATGAGGGGGGAAGAAGTGGGGGCATCCAGGAGACCCCCAAAATgaggaggggagaaaggggAGGCGCACCCCGGATCCCCCCGTGGTACTGGCGGGTGCCCGGCAaagacccccgggacccccggtGGGCACCCGGCAgctcccagttgctcccagtaaGCATTCGGTTGGCACCCGAATCCTCAAGAGACCCCGGGAGCCCCGGTGCTCCCAGTACcccccagtatcccccagtaTCCCCCCAGTATCCCCCCAGTATCCCCCCCAGTACCCCCAGTATCCCCCCAGTATCccccca is part of the Hirundo rustica isolate bHirRus1 unplaced genomic scaffold, bHirRus1.pri.v3 unplaced_BUSCO_381001at7742, whole genome shotgun sequence genome and harbors:
- the LOC120748323 gene encoding uncharacterized protein C2orf42 homolog, which encodes MSPRCHRALGTELWDTVTSQCPSLSPAGCHQVLDESQVSLSFQEWLGSVTERIHQTMHYQFEGRPEPLVFHIPQSFFEALQQRISSGSGKKRLPNSTTAFVRRDALPLGTFSKYTWHITNVLQVKQIFDTPQVPLEITRSFVQNRDGSYEPFRSPRVEAESAAEAPGGHERQPPLRPLELQTFLKVGHTSPTQKEPTPFTIEWIPDILPRSRLGELRLKFQYGHHGGPRQPPARGTPPSEPPALPLAPLGAVAFP